aaaagCTTGAAATTGTGATTAACAGTCtcaggcacattttttttttcccgtatAAAATGGAGTGAATGCAGAGTGCAGGTATGGCATACTTGCTTGACTGAGATTAAATACAAACTTAATTGAGGCttcattggaaaataaatgaaaattgaaCAGAAGTTAACCACCATTCTCTTTTTCAGTGAAAGTGAAGGTCTTAAAAcagccagaggaaaaaatctcaaatttCTAGCTTTTCCGCTTTTTCATAACAtagactgtttttttcctcataactATATACCATAAAGTATCATTTAGAGCCTGTAAAACACTAAGCCATTTACATCTAATGCAGactttcttattatttttgcacagatgaaaggaaaatggaagcaaTCTGTTTTTGAACCTTTAGCTCCCCTGGAAGAAGAATATTTCAGTGATTCAACAAAAAATAGGCGACTGCCATTCAGAGCTAGTAGGGCAAAGATAAAATATGCTAATACATACAGACTAGAGTCATATAATAAGTTTCGGGATTATTTAGTAAGAGACAAAGCTCAAGCAATACTAACGGTATAgtactttttaaatgaattttctactttttttttttttcaacagcagTTTGTCTTGCAAAGATTAAGCAACTTCCGCTGTTCCATTAATATGAACTTAAAACATAGGCATAAATGTTTGCAGACTTAAGTTTTGGCACACATGTAGTATAAATGTACTATGTTTCACAAGGTGCAGAAGGCCCTCTGTGAGTTAGCCACTAAGCTTGTGCTGTTCAGATGGAGCTGAAGCTTAAACTCTTACCCATTTCTAATCAAAGTAAGCTATAGTACAATTCAAAGTACCCTGGCCTCCCTCCAAAATATCTGGATATCCAAAGATCCTGATCTTGGATTTGTGAAATTCTACTTTGATTGGTTCTGTTAATATCACTTGACCAGCATAACATACGCTTGGTGTCCTTGACAGTCTGACTGCCACACAtaaaaattaagcagaaaataataagaACAATCTGTTAAAATGTAGCTGCTCCTGATACCTTGAAAAGTTACAACTAACTCTTGTAATTCTGAGGACAGGCCTTCAATATATGGAACAGGTATTTGTAAAACTATTTTCCAGTGAAGTGAGCCTAAGTGCTGGAGAATAATACACCCCTGTTTGTTGAAATGAGATTGGCTGTATATGTGTAATTGTAACTTTCAAAAAATAGATAAagcatttcatattaaaaataatgcagcttttgctgtttgGGAGCAGCAGCTATATTTTACAGTCTATTCTACtccttattttttctaatgaaaatacCTGTAAAAATTTCTTGCAAAGAACTACCTGGATGAAAACTAAGatctttcaaaattgtttttgatAGAATAAACTTCAACAAGGCAACTATGATGCAGTTTCTAGTCCCTCCTTGTGTGCTTCAATCTCTGAAGAGATATTAACAGCTACGAAGGAAATGGGCTTTGACCGTTATAAGTACGTGGTATCAGTGCTAATTGTGGAAAAGGCAGGTCAAGCAATACATGTGAGCAAACGAATTATTCTTAATATCTTTTGCAAATTGAAAGTAATTTTTAGAAGTGTATGTTATCTCCTAGGCATTAATCCACATAGAGCAATGTAACATGAAGTAGTCTTGGAGCTTTTAGGTTCCTTAGGGAAGTAGTGTACTAGGTGACAAAGGCACTGCTGTGTTTCTGACTAACCCTGTTAAGGTGTGTGTTTGGtttaggttgttttttgtttgtttgttttgttttgagttcAGTAACGGTGGTAAGGAGCCCATGCTGCTTTTCTCTATCGACTGGTTATTTCCACTGTGTGCTGTGCCAGTACAATTGCATGACatcagtgaatatttttttcctcctctatttCTAGAGAAGTTTGATCTTCAGTTAGGTCATCAAATGTCAGAgtaaaatgcagtgcagttgtGGCAGGGGGTGATATGGGAAGGAATAGGTGCAAGGAAAGGAATGGAAACTGTTTTAACTGGAGCTGCCACCAAATGGATACTCCTGGGACTACACCTGGGACAACAGTGACCTGAACTTGgtacaaccaaaacaaaaagtatttatttgaCTGCAATTTTCCTGTGTTGTGTGATAATTTACATGTGTTGCAAGCTGTCTTTGGCCTTCAGCACACTTTTTTGTCTCTTGCTGAGAATTAGAAAACACTTATAGTAGTTGAACCGCAGCTGGTGTTAAAACCTGGTGTTTTGCTCAGGTGATGTCATACCTTGTTCTTAATGgcttctgtgaaatactgtttgaaGGGACGCTGTCTGAGGCTAGTCTATGAAGGTCCTACATCTACCCACTTTTCCTGGAGCCGTGGTGCAGT
This genomic stretch from Anser cygnoides isolate HZ-2024a breed goose chromosome 3, Taihu_goose_T2T_genome, whole genome shotgun sequence harbors:
- the DYNLT2 gene encoding dynein light chain Tctex-type protein 2 isoform X4 is translated as MKGKWKQSVFEPLAPLEEEYFSDSTKNRRLPFRASRAKIKYANTYRLESYNKFRDYLVRDKAQAILTNKLQQGNYDAVSSPSLCASISEEILTATKEMGFDRYKYVVSVLIVEKAGQAIHVASRWVWDVQRDSWVSAKYETETFIALALVMACYYE
- the DYNLT2 gene encoding dynein light chain Tctex-type protein 2 isoform X3, with the protein product MQMKGKWKQSVFEPLAPLEEEYFSDSTKNRRLPFRASRAKIKYANTYRLESYNKFRDYLVRDKAQAILTNKLQQGNYDAVSSPSLCASISEEILTATKEMGFDRYKYVVSVLIVEKAGQAIHVASRWVWDVQRDSWVSAKYETETFIALALVMACYYE
- the DYNLT2 gene encoding dynein light chain Tctex-type protein 2 isoform X2 → METRPKAERRLSLSVAQRERPGRLVEAVKMKGKWKQSVFEPLAPLEEEYFSDSTKNRRLPFRASRAKIKYANTYRLESYNKFRDYLVRDKAQAILTNKLQQGNYDAVSSPSLCASISEEILTATKEMGFDRYKYVVSVLIVEKAGQAIHVASRWVWDVQRDSWVSAKYETETFIALALVMACYYE
- the DYNLT2 gene encoding dynein light chain Tctex-type protein 2 isoform X1, with product METRPKAERRLSLSVAQRERPGRLVEAVKVAATMKGKWKQSVFEPLAPLEEEYFSDSTKNRRLPFRASRAKIKYANTYRLESYNKFRDYLVRDKAQAILTNKLQQGNYDAVSSPSLCASISEEILTATKEMGFDRYKYVVSVLIVEKAGQAIHVASRWVWDVQRDSWVSAKYETETFIALALVMACYYE